One genomic region from Proteus vulgaris encodes:
- a CDS encoding threonine aldolase family protein — protein MYRFQNDYNEIAHPAVMKAITDTVGQRYDGYGMDKLCHQAAQSIKQRIQQPDADIHFFNGGTITNLTAISHFLRPHQAVISVSTGHIATHETGAIEATGHKVITTFSADGKLTPELLKPILAEHNDEHWVQPKLVYITNATEIGTVYRKAELQALRNFCNEHNLWLYLDGARLAAGLMSAQSDLTIEDIASLTDAFYIGGTKIGAMSAETLVICHPALKSDFRFSLKQKGGLQAKGWLLGAQFEALFKDDLYFKLGKHLNEMASQLTEFFTAQGFEFLAPPESNQVFVILPNTIAEKLTQQFVFHRVLLEDPNLSCLRLCTSWATTQQDIDGFKTAFLQLV, from the coding sequence ATGTACCGCTTCCAAAATGATTATAATGAAATTGCACATCCTGCGGTCATGAAGGCAATCACTGATACAGTGGGGCAACGCTATGATGGATATGGCATGGATAAGCTTTGTCATCAAGCAGCTCAATCAATAAAACAGCGTATTCAACAACCTGATGCGGATATTCACTTTTTTAATGGTGGTACCATTACTAATTTAACCGCTATCTCTCATTTTTTACGTCCACACCAAGCTGTTATTTCTGTCAGTACTGGGCACATTGCTACACATGAAACAGGCGCTATTGAAGCAACAGGGCATAAAGTCATCACAACATTTTCCGCTGATGGCAAATTAACACCAGAGTTATTAAAACCTATTCTTGCTGAGCATAATGATGAACATTGGGTTCAACCCAAACTTGTTTATATAACAAATGCCACAGAAATTGGTACGGTTTATCGCAAAGCGGAGTTGCAAGCGCTACGTAACTTTTGTAACGAACATAATTTATGGTTGTACCTTGATGGTGCTCGTTTAGCCGCAGGATTAATGTCTGCACAAAGTGATCTAACTATTGAAGATATCGCCAGCTTAACGGATGCGTTTTATATTGGTGGCACTAAAATCGGTGCAATGTCAGCTGAAACGCTCGTGATTTGTCATCCTGCACTAAAATCTGATTTTCGTTTTAGCTTAAAACAAAAGGGTGGATTACAAGCGAAAGGTTGGTTATTAGGTGCGCAATTTGAAGCTTTATTTAAAGATGATCTCTATTTTAAATTAGGTAAACATCTTAATGAAATGGCATCACAATTAACCGAATTCTTTACTGCGCAAGGTTTTGAATTTTTAGCGCCACCTGAATCTAACCAAGTTTTTGTTATTTTACCAAACACGATTGCGGAAAAATTAACACAACAGTTTGTTTTTCATCGTGTATTACTTGAAGATCCTAACTTGAGCTGCTTACGTCTTTGTACTTCTTGGGCAACAACACAGCAAGATATCGATGGGTTTAAAACAGCATTTCTTCAATTAGTTTAA
- a CDS encoding DUF726 domain-containing protein, with the protein MTIKLHNPNEIYRKINDELTILIHSMCEQSSDEIINKAGSDARNKLEQFQEVLKKDLDSLQKNAEWNIFTIAFYGETGAGKSTLIETLRILLRESKKLENQKKYRQQYANYQYCSDDIEKTKNSIDEIKHNAEEITSKINELNDFHAQERYDIQQLIKESDIEFLPHLNEIKNQLEQKERINTQILQQIDDINIQISEYKKKASLWQKFLLFFNKLPEEITLSNLEKQVILTGIECKTLHQQYNSRKLLIKEKQKPLYSKLANLNERLEQEKQQFEDQLQFLKNEGISLTKKNEQLETLLEKQHALLSQYADGEIIGDGRADFTRETQCYNLTLNGNVFSLLDVPGIEGKEELVLKEIENAIERAHAVFYITNKAAPPQTGDEGRKGTLEKIKQHLNSQTEVWSIFNKKVTNPKLTLKNRPLLSDDESSSLSVLDEKMSEQLGSHYKKTIALTALPAFLASTDCLVPHSQNAKRRTKFLQDFMEYDLLELTGILDFINLLEKELLPDSQNKIYQANLNKAKEALNKTTKGLDDVEKTYQDLADDVSVKCEESKILLDSSFRIMQTRLNSNIANLIRDAIHDIRTNVYSRIEDNISNDHFKGILEQKVKAELSKLSASLPHTIKQQIEHFQTEASDIFQRYEEQTQDLMHLTEKLNKAKLDNNINIKINIDSGINKAGLLGALAGLALIPITGGASAWIIAASAFTAIVSIGKAVVGFLSSNYKMSQQKKSTNENLRKIESHLTETLNDNLDQVLPKMKDSIKTIKQSLDEPIIKMNQTAVLLKNSNQKLKILSRSIQTEGNL; encoded by the coding sequence ATGACAATAAAACTTCATAACCCCAATGAAATATATAGAAAGATCAATGATGAACTTACAATTCTTATACACTCGATGTGTGAGCAATCATCTGATGAAATAATAAACAAAGCAGGAAGTGATGCACGAAATAAATTAGAACAATTTCAAGAAGTATTAAAAAAAGATCTTGATTCTTTACAAAAGAATGCAGAATGGAATATTTTTACTATCGCGTTTTATGGGGAAACAGGCGCAGGCAAATCAACATTAATTGAAACACTGCGAATACTTTTGCGTGAATCAAAAAAATTAGAGAATCAGAAGAAATACCGTCAACAATATGCTAATTATCAATACTGCTCTGATGATATTGAAAAAACTAAAAACTCTATAGATGAAATCAAGCATAATGCAGAGGAAATAACATCAAAAATCAATGAATTAAATGATTTCCACGCTCAGGAAAGGTATGATATCCAACAATTAATTAAAGAAAGTGATATTGAGTTTTTACCGCACCTTAATGAAATTAAAAATCAATTAGAACAAAAAGAGCGCATTAACACTCAGATATTGCAGCAAATTGATGATATTAATATTCAAATTTCTGAATATAAAAAAAAGGCATCATTATGGCAGAAATTTCTTCTTTTTTTTAATAAACTACCTGAAGAAATCACATTAAGTAATTTAGAAAAACAAGTTATTTTAACTGGAATCGAATGCAAAACCCTACATCAACAATATAATTCACGCAAACTATTGATTAAAGAAAAACAAAAACCCTTATACTCTAAGCTAGCAAATTTAAATGAAAGGTTAGAACAGGAAAAGCAACAATTTGAAGATCAATTACAGTTTTTAAAGAATGAGGGTATTTCGTTAACAAAAAAAAATGAACAATTAGAAACACTATTAGAAAAACAACATGCATTATTATCTCAATATGCTGATGGTGAGATTATTGGTGATGGCCGCGCTGATTTTACAAGAGAAACTCAATGTTATAATTTAACACTAAATGGAAATGTTTTTTCTTTATTAGATGTTCCAGGCATTGAAGGAAAAGAAGAACTTGTTTTAAAAGAAATTGAAAATGCCATTGAACGAGCTCATGCTGTCTTCTACATCACAAATAAAGCAGCACCACCACAAACAGGGGATGAAGGAAGAAAAGGAACATTAGAAAAAATAAAACAACATTTAAATTCACAAACAGAAGTATGGTCAATTTTTAATAAAAAAGTAACCAATCCAAAATTAACATTAAAAAATAGGCCATTGCTATCTGATGATGAATCAAGCAGCTTGTCTGTATTAGATGAAAAAATGAGTGAACAACTTGGTTCTCATTATAAAAAAACAATTGCATTAACCGCATTACCTGCTTTTTTAGCATCGACAGACTGTTTAGTTCCTCATTCTCAAAATGCCAAACGTCGTACTAAATTTTTACAAGATTTCATGGAATATGATTTATTAGAATTGACTGGTATTCTTGATTTTATCAATTTGTTGGAAAAAGAATTACTACCCGATAGCCAAAATAAAATTTATCAAGCAAATCTTAATAAAGCTAAAGAAGCTCTTAACAAAACTACCAAAGGGCTTGATGATGTAGAAAAAACTTATCAAGATCTCGCTGATGATGTTTCTGTCAAGTGTGAAGAATCAAAGATATTACTGGATTCAAGCTTCCGCATCATGCAAACACGATTAAATAGCAATATCGCAAATCTTATTCGTGATGCTATACATGATATACGTACAAATGTTTATTCACGTATTGAAGATAATATTAGTAATGATCATTTTAAAGGGATTTTAGAACAAAAGGTCAAAGCAGAATTGAGTAAACTTTCAGCCTCTTTACCTCATACAATCAAACAACAAATTGAGCATTTTCAAACTGAGGCTTCTGATATTTTTCAGCGTTATGAAGAGCAAACACAAGATTTAATGCATCTAACTGAGAAATTGAATAAAGCTAAATTAGATAACAATATCAATATAAAAATCAACATTGACAGTGGGATAAATAAAGCTGGTTTATTGGGTGCATTAGCTGGGTTGGCACTTATACCAATTACAGGTGGAGCTAGTGCGTGGATTATTGCTGCGTCAGCATTTACAGCAATTGTCTCTATTGGTAAAGCAGTTGTGGGTTTCCTGAGTAGTAATTATAAAATGTCTCAACAAAAAAAATCAACTAACGAAAACTTACGCAAAATTGAATCTCATTTGACAGAAACTTTAAACGACAATTTAGATCAAGTTCTTCCTAAAATGAAAGATAGTATAAAAACAATTAAACAATCACTTGATGAGCCAATAATCAAAATGAACCAAACGGCAGTATTGTTAAAAAATTCAAATCAAAAACTAAAAATCTTATCTAGAAGTATTCAAACAGAAGGTAATTTGTAA
- a CDS encoding DMT family transporter, whose translation MSIFILIALFNGVCIVTSRTLNGKLAQNSNAFYSSLINHLVGFVFLTIFVLWVKDYHSIELSTIPLIAFAGGIIGAFFVVINSYVLPLLGVMLTSVLAICGQMISSLVIDIFGGVESNNLLLQIIGVLLIIGGVLIKFTKQSK comes from the coding sequence ATGAGTATTTTTATTTTAATTGCATTATTTAATGGTGTCTGCATTGTAACTAGTCGTACTTTAAATGGTAAGTTAGCACAAAACAGCAATGCTTTTTATAGCTCTTTAATCAATCACTTAGTCGGTTTTGTATTTTTAACTATCTTTGTTTTATGGGTAAAAGATTACCATTCTATTGAACTATCTACGATCCCTTTAATTGCCTTTGCTGGTGGTATTATTGGTGCGTTCTTCGTTGTCATTAATAGTTATGTTTTACCGCTATTGGGAGTTATGTTAACGTCTGTTTTAGCTATTTGTGGACAAATGATCTCAAGTCTAGTTATTGATATATTCGGTGGTGTTGAAAGTAATAACCTACTATTGCAAATAATAGGTGTTTTGCTGATTATTGGTGGTGTTTTAATAAAATTTACTAAGCAGTCTAAATAA
- a CDS encoding DUF2239 family protein, protein MKATLTAFCQQQRIAQGELEQLIIKIKSLPSTNEPIFVFNDKTGARLEFNFDTTVPNIIETSLKVYPELNGEQADIAEETTVTNKSRGRPKLGVTAKEITLLPRQWAWLATQPGGASATIRRLVDEAKKLSMADDLKRNRLTAAYKFLNEVAGNLPDYEASLRALFADDQTLFLNITKDWPNDIQQYANQLAFIPNE, encoded by the coding sequence ATGAAAGCGACACTAACGGCTTTTTGCCAACAACAGAGAATTGCACAAGGTGAACTTGAACAATTAATTATTAAAATCAAATCATTACCAAGTACGAATGAACCTATTTTTGTTTTCAATGATAAAACAGGGGCTCGTTTAGAATTTAATTTCGATACAACCGTTCCTAATATTATTGAAACCTCATTAAAGGTTTATCCCGAATTAAATGGTGAACAAGCTGATATCGCAGAAGAGACAACGGTAACAAATAAGTCTCGTGGTCGCCCTAAACTTGGGGTAACAGCAAAAGAGATCACATTATTACCAAGACAATGGGCTTGGTTAGCAACCCAACCCGGTGGAGCATCAGCGACCATTCGTCGATTAGTTGATGAGGCTAAAAAGCTCAGTATGGCTGATGATTTGAAACGCAACAGATTAACTGCAGCTTATAAATTTTTAAATGAAGTTGCAGGAAACTTACCTGATTATGAAGCCAGTTTAAGAGCATTATTTGCAGATGATCAGACACTTTTTTTAAACATTACAAAAGATTGGCCTAATGATATTCAACAATACGCCAACCAACTTGCTTTTATACCCAATGAATGA
- a CDS encoding GIY-YIG nuclease family protein produces the protein MNEVIRKELKQNYKDSPSTAGIYLIRNKLNKMSLIASAQNAQGVLNRHLFELKFGQHRNKALQAQWNEQGESAFEFLLITHVKPDEKNIKLALETLLDKYTLEYEITDENSY, from the coding sequence ATGAATGAAGTTATTAGAAAAGAGTTAAAACAAAATTATAAAGATAGCCCATCAACAGCTGGAATTTATTTGATAAGAAATAAACTCAATAAAATGAGTTTAATTGCCTCTGCCCAAAATGCACAAGGCGTCTTAAACAGACACCTTTTTGAATTAAAGTTTGGTCAACATCGTAATAAAGCATTACAAGCCCAATGGAATGAACAAGGAGAAAGTGCATTTGAATTTCTGCTTATTACTCATGTAAAACCTGATGAAAAGAATATCAAACTCGCATTGGAAACATTGCTTGATAAATATACCCTAGAGTATGAGATTACTGATGAAAATAGCTACTAA
- a CDS encoding DUF6122 family protein, with the protein MIFEIFRTLLHYSLHFLAPILLGYLFWGKNWKVASLLMIGTMAIDIDHLLATPIFDPNRCSVGFHPLHTVWAALIYLGIWFLPSWKLKAIAVGCLFHLFTDSIDCYLGGLKPNLTITMSCDKNYLMSDLNNKFIAKK; encoded by the coding sequence GTGATATTTGAGATTTTTAGAACACTTTTACATTACAGTTTACACTTTTTAGCACCTATTTTATTAGGCTATCTTTTCTGGGGTAAGAATTGGAAGGTAGCCTCACTTCTTATGATAGGTACAATGGCCATTGATATTGACCATTTATTAGCAACACCTATTTTTGATCCCAACCGTTGTAGCGTAGGCTTTCATCCATTACATACGGTTTGGGCTGCTTTAATTTACTTAGGTATATGGTTTTTACCCTCATGGAAATTAAAAGCCATTGCAGTGGGGTGTTTATTTCATTTATTTACCGACTCAATTGACTGCTATTTAGGTGGATTAAAACCCAATCTAACAATAACGATGAGTTGTGATAAAAATTACTTAATGTCCGATCTCAACAATAAATTTATTGCCAAAAAATAG
- a CDS encoding DMT family transporter, whose amino-acid sequence MNNKYILSLVAVFSGVLLSLMIMSNSYLASFTTPLTASWITHGIGTLFSLIIYILYLRKNQQNKKNNNKIKTLWYLGGIPGAFTVLLAAITVNSPLSLSGSIILMITGQILFSVIVDAMGWFGVEKRKITLRDLFMCFLLISGSALLIIGR is encoded by the coding sequence ATGAATAACAAGTATATTCTCTCTCTTGTTGCGGTCTTTTCTGGCGTTTTACTTTCATTAATGATTATGAGTAATAGTTACTTAGCCAGTTTTACAACACCATTAACCGCATCATGGATAACACATGGTATAGGGACTCTTTTCTCTTTAATTATATATATTTTATATTTAAGAAAGAATCAACAGAACAAGAAAAATAATAATAAAATAAAAACCCTATGGTATTTGGGTGGTATACCAGGGGCATTTACAGTGTTATTAGCTGCAATTACAGTAAATAGCCCATTATCGCTCTCTGGGAGTATTATTTTAATGATAACAGGGCAAATTCTTTTTAGTGTTATTGTTGATGCAATGGGATGGTTCGGGGTTGAAAAAAGAAAAATCACCCTACGCGATTTATTTATGTGCTTTTTACTTATTTCTGGTAGCGCATTATTAATTATAGGTAGATAA
- a CDS encoding DUF3811 domain-containing protein gives MKKLTLQEMTDAQQMRVKTRIGQERKKLGRELTNAEMNKVKDSIITEISLEVEKATKKAQALKKKQKLAPSDETYSWSAKNHRSGYR, from the coding sequence ATGAAGAAATTGACACTCCAAGAGATGACAGATGCCCAACAAATGCGAGTAAAAACCAGGATAGGTCAAGAGAGAAAGAAATTAGGGCGTGAATTAACCAATGCCGAAATGAATAAAGTCAAAGACTCCATTATTACCGAAATCTCCCTCGAAGTTGAAAAAGCCACCAAAAAAGCGCAAGCCCTCAAGAAAAAACAAAAACTAGCCCCTAGTGATGAAACCTATAGTTGGTCAGCTAAAAACCATCGTAGCGGATATCGTTAA
- a CDS encoding LysR family transcriptional regulator: MNDMNVFPILIAVAEHLSITKAAKTLNMTKSAVSKAIQGVEEKLGIRLFHRTTRNVSLTEEGIVYINYIRESYKLAVMAEEAVSQFSDKAKGRIKISAPMSFGTLHLARVIPLFMQKYPELDVQLLFDDKVTDLVAEGYDLAIRIGELPDSSLIARQISPCYSQLYASSEYLDKYGEPMQVSELKDHNCLSYSLYQAGMEWIFYQRGKKYSHIPKGSYRANNSEALLQAVLQGIGIALLPHFITQTALSNSGKKLIPILTHFDLPEHFIYAVYPDKKNLPRKITLFVDFLKEQFGANSDYQRNIERKLSQ, translated from the coding sequence ATGAATGATATGAACGTTTTTCCCATTCTGATTGCTGTGGCTGAACATTTGAGTATCACCAAAGCAGCCAAAACATTGAATATGACAAAATCAGCAGTCAGTAAAGCTATTCAAGGTGTTGAAGAGAAGCTAGGTATACGCCTATTTCATAGAACAACAAGAAATGTCAGTTTAACTGAAGAAGGCATTGTTTATATTAACTATATTCGAGAGTCTTATAAGTTAGCGGTAATGGCAGAAGAGGCGGTTTCACAATTTAGCGATAAAGCCAAAGGTAGGATTAAAATTTCAGCGCCCATGTCATTTGGTACGTTACATCTTGCTAGAGTAATACCTTTATTTATGCAGAAGTATCCAGAGCTTGATGTACAACTTTTATTTGATGACAAAGTCACAGATTTAGTCGCAGAAGGGTACGATCTTGCAATTAGAATTGGTGAATTACCCGATTCCTCATTAATAGCGCGTCAAATATCACCTTGTTATAGCCAGCTTTACGCTTCTTCAGAATATCTTGATAAATATGGTGAACCCATGCAAGTTTCTGAGCTAAAAGATCACAATTGCTTATCGTATTCATTATATCAAGCTGGTATGGAGTGGATTTTTTATCAAAGAGGTAAAAAATATAGCCATATTCCTAAAGGTAGTTATCGTGCCAATAATAGTGAAGCATTATTACAAGCAGTTTTACAGGGAATAGGTATTGCTTTACTCCCTCATTTTATTACTCAAACAGCTTTATCAAATTCAGGTAAAAAACTTATCCCTATATTGACGCACTTCGATTTACCTGAGCACTTTATTTACGCAGTTTATCCTGACAAAAAAAATCTTCCGCGCAAAATAACGCTATTTGTTGATTTCTTAAAAGAACAATTCGGTGCCAATAGCGACTATCAACGCAATATCGAAAGAAAATTATCACAATAA
- the yegD gene encoding molecular chaperone, which yields MFIGFDYGTSNCSVAIMKEGKPTLLPLEGNDVYIPSTLCAPTRESVSEHLFRHLNIKPSSEVGEQLLRKSIAFNREEDIELVPEDILFGQSALSLYLRDPRDVYYVKSPKSFLGASGLHDIQISFFEDLVCAMMANIKHQAEKSTQEAITDTVIGKPINFNGLGGEASNRQAESILIRAAKRAGFKNIMFEFEPVAAGLEYESTLTKDQTVLVVDIGGGTTDCSLIQMGPSYKGKTDRSNTLLAHSGQRVGGNDLDIYLAFKQLMPLFGMTGLTSSGIKLPLKQFWDPIAINNVEAQKDFYSRQNLAVLNQLRRDAKEPEKITRLIEVYNETLGYSIVRRAEEAKIALSDSPEYIANIALLSETLELTIERDQMVESIESPKSKMIELVNDAVQQGGIKPDAVFMTGGSARSPILCQAIEQQLPNIPIVKGNDFGSVTAGLARWGEVCFK from the coding sequence ATGTTTATTGGCTTTGACTATGGAACATCGAACTGTTCTGTTGCAATTATGAAAGAGGGGAAACCCACTCTTTTGCCTTTAGAAGGTAATGATGTGTATATTCCATCAACCCTTTGTGCGCCAACCCGTGAATCCGTTTCTGAGCACTTATTTCGCCATTTAAATATTAAACCTTCCAGTGAAGTTGGCGAACAATTACTAAGAAAGTCGATTGCGTTTAATCGAGAAGAAGATATTGAATTAGTTCCTGAAGATATTCTCTTCGGACAATCTGCACTAAGTTTATACCTACGTGATCCTCGTGATGTCTATTACGTTAAATCACCGAAATCCTTTTTAGGTGCTTCTGGTCTACATGATATACAAATTAGCTTCTTTGAAGATTTAGTTTGCGCCATGATGGCAAATATTAAGCATCAAGCAGAAAAAAGCACACAAGAAGCGATCACTGATACCGTTATTGGCAAACCGATTAACTTTAATGGGTTAGGTGGCGAGGCTTCAAATAGACAAGCTGAAAGTATTCTTATTCGTGCTGCTAAAAGGGCAGGCTTTAAGAATATTATGTTTGAATTTGAACCTGTTGCTGCAGGGCTTGAATATGAGTCAACGTTAACTAAAGACCAAACCGTATTAGTCGTTGATATTGGTGGTGGTACTACTGACTGCTCATTAATTCAAATGGGGCCAAGTTATAAAGGTAAAACCGACCGTTCAAATACATTACTTGCCCATAGTGGGCAACGTGTTGGTGGTAACGATCTTGATATTTACCTTGCTTTTAAACAGCTTATGCCATTATTTGGCATGACCGGATTAACGTCTTCAGGTATTAAATTACCGCTGAAACAGTTCTGGGATCCTATCGCAATTAATAATGTCGAAGCGCAAAAAGATTTTTATTCTCGTCAAAACCTTGCTGTATTAAATCAGTTAAGACGAGATGCAAAAGAGCCTGAAAAAATAACGCGTCTTATTGAAGTTTATAATGAAACATTGGGCTATAGCATTGTTAGACGTGCTGAAGAAGCTAAAATCGCTTTATCAGATTCTCCTGAATATATTGCTAATATCGCACTATTAAGTGAAACCTTAGAATTAACTATCGAACGCGATCAGATGGTTGAATCTATTGAATCACCAAAAAGTAAAATGATTGAATTAGTTAATGATGCGGTTCAGCAAGGGGGAATAAAACCCGATGCTGTCTTTATGACAGGAGGCTCTGCGCGTTCACCTATTTTATGCCAAGCCATTGAACAGCAACTACCTAATATTCCAATTGTTAAAGGTAATGACTTTGGCTCGGTTACTGCTGGTTTGGCGCGTTGGGGCGAGGTCTGCTTTAAATAA